CTAGCTCACCTGTCCTGTGCGTGTTCTTGAGGGAtcagatgtatttcatcaggcagGCTGCATCCTCTGGCCCCTTGCCTACCTTGCAGCAGCAGCCTCCCTTGTCTTAAACTAGTGCAAAGTGGCTATCTTACTCTTCTCTCTTATACTAGCACTGGTGATCCTGGGCTGCTTCTTGATTCCAGTCTTCTAGCTGCTGTGTTCTTCTCCAGCTGCAGCTTCTGTTGAGTTGTCCACAACTCCTGTTATCGTGGTGTACTCAGTCTGGATGGAATGTGGTGCTGCCTCTGTCAGGCTCTTCCTTGTTTGTCAGGGTAGGGAACCTCAACCCACAGTTGGGGCAGCAAATCCTTTGGGAGACAAGGAGGCACCACACACACTCCCTAGAAACCAGATGGGAGTGAGAGAACCCCATCTCAAGCTAACACCTACAGGCTAAGGGATAAGAAGGGCCATGCGAGTGCTCAGCCCAGAGGCTCTAAAGAGAGAAATTATACAGGTTGGTGGACAAGTGACACTATGGGATTTTGAAGGATCAATGCTGGCTTGCTTGCAAAATATTTACTATATGAAATTATAAAAACTAAGAGCAAAAATGCCATTTACAGATCAGCCTGTCCAGGAAGTAAGACCGTGCACTCCCCTAGGCTGCTGGACAGCACCCTAGTTATACCCACTTCTTTAGGGGGACATGTGACAGCTAAGGCAATTTCTTGCAATATACTGGACAAACcatattgaattaagtttatgcATCGTTGTGGGCCAAGAATTGTATGTAATTCCATGGGGGAGGTAGATCACAGCCCTACAAAAACTAAGAAGAGTGAGGATGGGTAGACAAATTCATTCAAgttgtaacacctccagagaggtaccaccaCCTAGAGGGAGGCTCGCATATACTAATTCACACTGGATTCTTCAGGGACCAACAAAGAAAGGACCTTTGAGTAAACTGCGTAGTTAagactgactcagggccttctttctgatccagcaaatggacaagaCCTTCGGTCTAAGCAGGGGCCCCAGTCCTTCCTGAGAAGGACTGGAAAGACTTGCCTGTTCTGTGTTCTTGTTCTGAGTAGGAGGGTTTATGAACTTGTAATCACAAGAAAACCCCTTGGTGTGGGTTGAAGGACTGTTCACCTGCCAGAGTCCTTGGAGTcagggggtgatctctggtaagctgagcatgcatgtaggttcttttattgtttttaatatgttttctctgtaatgctttttccTTAGAGTCAATATGCTTGCTTAGGAAGAGTTGTCTGGTAACTTAACTGTGTGTAACAGCCAATTACACTGTTTACTATctctgaggagaaaagtaaagcagGCTTGCTTAGGCTGTCTGACTTTGCTGGGAAATTCACagtataggcagggaactgtaTAACCTGAAAATACCTCAGTCAGGAGTGTGAGATGCATGTCTCAGCCCAAGAGAGGCAACAGCTGGGGATCCACAAACCTATGAGTGGGTGCCTTTGCTGGACCACAGAAGGGAAATGCATGAGCccttgccctgaactgtgacatccCTCATCCCACCGCTAATTATGGTACTTCTCCCTCATAATATCAGGGCAGCAAGGCTTCCACAAACACCAGCGTAGGCTGCTGTCCTACCTTTTGTGTGTTTCCTTTCTCCAGTTCCCATCTGCACAGGGTCCTAACTGTGTTTATTTCTGCAGGAGATGGAAACAGAGACGGAAGGAAGGGGCTCAGGCAGACTCACATTATCTTAGAAAACTGCGTTTGTGTTCTGATCCACAAGGCAGGGCCAATGGCCCTTCTGTGTTTGGTTGAGCCACGTTTTATATTGGTGCgtgtgctgcttgcctgttgTATTTCCTCAttcagcaggagggagggagacagatggGCTGGTGGGGAGTTATTGCCACTCCCTGAAGGTATAATTGAAGAAGGTGCAGCTCACTGACTTCTCTGTGGGTTTTCTGTGTTGCCAGAGACCAGTTGTTTGTGAGCAGAACCTGTCTGGCAGGTCTGATTTGGGTTGAGTAATAGGGAGTGGCTCACCAATACACAAAAACCAGGAGACTAGCTGTCAGTGGGCTTAGTTTTCAGACAGCCCTTGCCATTTCTTCCCACAAGCTTCTTCCTCTCTTTCTCACTTGAACATGGAATCTAGATTTGGAGTTGTGCTGGTTTTGATCTTGGCAGCTGCATCATCATCTGCCCAGAAGAACTGTACCTGTGCGACCAACAGACGGGCTCTCTGCACTGAAGACACGCTTGGGAGCTGCCTCTGCACGTTGGTGGGTTCAAATCAAAGAGTAAATTGTTCAGTGTTGACTTCAAAATGCCTACTGATGAAGGCAGAAATGAGCTCCCCAAAGGGCAGGCGTATCTCCAAACCTGAGCATGGCTTTTTAGACAATGATGGCGTTTACAATCCAGACTGTGAGGATAGTGGTATCTTCAAAGCCAGGCAGTGCAATCAGACCAATACCTGCTGGTGTGTGAACTCTGCTGGGGTGAGAAGAACTGATAAAGGTGACACAACCCTAAGATGCAATGAACTAGTCAGAACTAACTGGATCTTCATCGAACTGAAACACAAGGAGAGGTCTAAAGCCTTCCATGCTTCTGAAGTGGCAGATGGTCTGAAACAGATCATTCACAACAGATACAAGCTGCATCCAAAGTACATTACTGCCATTGAGTATGAATACCCATTCATCCATATTGACCTGAAGCAAAATGCTTCCCAGAAATCCAAAGAAGATGTTGATATAGCTGATGTGGCTTATTACTTTGAAAAAGATGTTAAACTTGACTCCATATTTCATCGTAGTAATGCATTCAACCTCTCCATTAACGGAGACCCTCTGGATGTGGAAGGAATTTTAATTTACTACGTGGATGAAAAGCCACCAGAGTTTTCTATGAAACGTCTGACTGCTGGCGTTATTGCTGTGTTGGCAGTGGTGATATTGACTATTATTACTGGGATTACTGTACTGGTTATTACCAGAAGGAGGACCGGGAAGTATGAGAAGGTCGAGATCAAGGAGATGGGTGAAATGAGACGAGGACAGAACTCATAGCTGCCTTAATCTGAAGACAGAAATTATGACTTTGATAAGAAGGAAGCAGAAATGGGAAGATTATTCAATGTTTGTATGGGGAGACTggtgtattttttatttcaagttttaaaacaatgtttttctaaaatcctAAATGAGCTTCGATGAGTAAAGTGGTATTAACTAGTATAATTTGAGAGTTGAGTATCAAAATCACCTTAGCCCAAAATTTTCTAATTGTATAGTTGTATTTTTAAGGGGACAAGAAAGTTATTTGTACTTCCTAACATAGCTATTTAGCATAATTTATAATACCTACATTTGTATTACTAAAGAGCCTGTTAAACTTGTTTAAAAattttatgactttttttttttttttttttgcacaaccAGGTGCTGAAGCTTGAATATGCATTGTCTGACTCACTTGTATAACTAGGGTTGGCTTTCTGTtttcaatgacatttttaaagATACTATCTTTGTTGAAGTTGCTGGAACTTTTTTTTCCTCACCAACTTTAAACTTAATAAATtccaccaaaaacaaaacaaacaaaaaattgtgATAATCTCTTCCAGACTTGCAGTATCACAGCCTTCTGTGCTGACTCATTTGTCAAAGGAATATAAAACATAACTTTCCAGGTGCAAATATTCTGAAATTCAAAGTTGGTCAGACAACCTTGTGCTCTAATCGCGCACATGCTTTCTAATAAGGGTCTGACCACTTGTAGTCATTACAGATTCATTGGCACTTTTTCTAAGAGTGGGAGAGCTAATCTTGCTTTCCTTGCCAAATTCGGGCTCTGGTCGTTGGTTTCTCTCTACCCAAACGTCCCTTGCAGTTTCAACAGTATTCTTAACTGTTTAACAGCCCACAGCAATACCACACAATGTTTTAGGACAAGTTGTGAAGAGACCTTTACCTCATTAGAGCTGCAAGGGGAAATTGAGGTagacagaatgtaattacccaacCCAGAATTTGGCCAAAACCTCAGAATTAGACACTAGTCACCTACCACTATACAAACCCTTTTCTATGTAGCATCATCACCTTAAAAGACAAATggaaaggggggcggggaggaagtgGGGGTAGGGAAGGAACAATGGTAGTTGTTAAATGTTGAAATACTGGCAGAATTGGTGCATTCCCTGGGCTGCTGATGGGCATCTAAAGTTCTATCAGCCTAATTAGATTTCCTTCAAAACATGATCACTTCAAGTAGGCATTCCAACTGCATCAGCCATCTGATTCACGTAATCTGCCCTTAATTTCACTGTTTTGCAAACCTAATAAGCATCCATTGTTGTGTGGCTCCTATGGATAATTGTTTACTAAACACACATGAAAAATTCCATTGTCCAGGAAAAAATCATGGGATTTAGTGTGGCCATGGGATTGGATACTCGAATGGGCATCAGggactgggttctatttccagtgtTGCTGTGTGACATAGGACAAGTTACTACAcctttctgttcctcagtttccccctgtgtGGTGGAGATGATACTGACCCTTCCCTACtttgaaactgctttgagatatATGGATAAAAATTGCTATATAGGAGCTAAATGTTGTTGTTATTCACTTATCTGTAAGAACCAACTGGGCTTTATTACAGGAAGACCGACTGACTGCAATTGTTGTAATACACTAAAGCTTGAAAGCAGATTCATATTATTTATTTCACATTTTCCCACCGATATGACATTAGATTTTTGCATCATCCTGCCAGAAACATCAATGCACAATTCAAATATTAAGAATTTTGGGACTGAGACTAGCATTTATTAATACGCTTATGCACTGCTTTGCACAGCAGAGTCCAACCTGCTTGCGGCCTTTAAGTACCACTGcagtataaatgttaaataataatgagagatgggcctgaaccaaatcgCCAGATCAGAATTCCCCCAAGCTGCAGGTAAGTTCTGAGACTAGCTTCGCTCCATACCCAAACGTTGTGATTGGCCTTGCTCTGTATAATGAGCTGAACTAAAAATCTGAACCTGAGCATTCCTTAACTTTGGAGAAATCTGAACCCGAACTAAGTGGCGCAGGCTCATTGCTACACCGTTTGTTTCTTTCATAGTGTGTGTGTGGACCTGATGAAAAGTGTCTACCTGATATCTCTTGGAGGCCTTTCTTCCACAGAAAAGGTGCAACGCTGGCAGTGGCATAGCAGTCCTGACATTGCCTCACCAAGGGGTCGCAGCCAGGAGGACCATCTTCTAGGATGACCAGTTGTACAGTCTCCATGCCTTTGATCTTTGACTTCTTTTTTGACATTTCCCCCACGAGTGGCAGTTGTagcagtgttttattttattatgacaGAGAGACCAGTTCCCTAGGAACTGGATTGCAATCACCAAACCCACTTCTAGTACAGGCCAAAGCATAGCCACTAGATGCTAACACCACCACTCACTACTAGAATGGATTTGACCTAGAAAATTACTTATAAAAGACTTATATTCTATTTCTAGTTGCCTGAACCACATCTGTTACTACTATAACGTTACATCTGGGCTGTTCATATGATGCAaattaaactctctctctctcatacacacagagCCTTAGTAATGCAGGAATTGGGAGTGCAATAACAGCCACTTCTTCAGCCCCTGAGCTGAAAAACAGGGGTTACAAACCCCAAGCATCCCTTGTATGAGGATTTGTGGACACTGCATGTGATTGTGGATCCAGTGGCCACACTCCCAATTCTCCATAGGCACATCCACACTGGTTTGTGTGGATTCTATCACTGCCACATGCAAGTGTTTCAGAGTCTCCTTGCAGGTTCACTACAATGGAGCCACAGTGGTTCTGTTGAATTAGGGACCTTTGGTGACCCCAAAGCAGCTGGGTAAATTTCACGGTGGGTGAATTTAGTGGCATTATTTACATTACAACTCCAGGTTACTGGAGactggcttttatttttcttgtgtcTATGAAACCCAGTGATCTGGGCTGAATGttgaatgatttttaaaatgtggccaTTGGCATCGGGGCTGAGTTTTTATGAAAATAATCTAGTCCCCATTGTgaatgctgagcacttgaaaatctggccttggaTTATTTCTTCCACAAGAATATAACAAAGGAAGATGCAACACTATTAGAAGACCTGGGGAAATGATTTGATTCATATCAAATTGTTTAACTTACTGTGGGAATATGGTACAGTTTTATCACTGGATTCCAACAATTTATGTCAACCACCAGAATTTCACCAAAGTGAGCCAGTGGAAATCTGAGACtgttagggcttgatcctgctctttttttttctaCCTGAATGGCTAGTCAATGCTTAGGGGCCTAGGGATGTTCCAGTTGGGAGCAGAAATTGGTGacagtcaggtatttcttttGATACAGTTTTgtatatttacaaagaatgtacaaagacCTTTGTCTCTGAACACAGAAGGAATCAAGTATCAGGAAGAGGCTTCCTTTGCTCACAACACCATCACTGATCCAAAAACCTCTCTTTAGGTTCCTTCCTGGGTCAGACAGCGTGTTTTCAGCTGCTCCTTCTGGCTGTTTGGCTGTCCCTCGGTCTCTCAATTTTTGTCTATTCtgccttctctctcacacacctgctCATACCAATACCCAGTGCAACCCTCCACCCACTAGCTAGTGCTAGTTTCTGGGCAGACATTATTAGATCTTGTTTTAGGTGTGGCCCTTTAACTGTCTCTTACAACTATCTTAAGTGTCGGGTGTGTTCACACACATTTTAACTCAATGCACaacaaggtttcacccagctcttaATAATATCAAAATTCTCAGGACTGGGCCTTACTTGAAGCTTTGTAGCACTCAGAACATGTGTGCTCCCTTACTATAAGAGGAACTGTATTTCTTCAAAAGGATCAAATACTGAAATGCACCTGTCCCAGGGGTTTTTGGACTCTGCTTCATGTTATGGCAGAGACATTTTGCATTACTGGAGTTTGGCTTATTACAAAGGAATTGGAGGCAGTTTTCAGAATGAGGGAAAGGAATAAATCAGACCAAATATCAGTTAAatatttggggccaaattctgctctcaattctATCCATGCAATTATAACCCAGTTTTTTCCCATAGGGTTGCATGAATAATTGGGAACAGAATTTCTAAAAAGCAAGGTAGTTTTCACTATTGTTTGTGGCTGAGAATTAGGAGTTTTAGATTCTCCTACTACCCCTGTAACTGGCTTGCAGAGTAATTTTTGGTGATTCAGTTTTTAACCTTTGTGTTCTGAGTCCTCATATATAGCATGGGGGTGATAACACTAACCCACGTTTTCTTAGTGATCTGGTTTCCCCTGATGAATGGTTAGTATCAGTAATAAAAACAGTATGAACAACAATTAGCCATGGCAATGGCTGAGTAGGAGAAGCATACAGCTGATCAAGTTGTATCACATGAAAGATCCTAGCAGATAAACAAAATATTCTGAGCAGCTGTAGTGGTATTTTGGGAGCTTTCATCTTTTTTAGGGGATAGGGTAGAGACAAGACAGTCATACAGTATCATCCATGCTATTATAAATCAGCAAAGAACCACTGACTAAAACAGATGGGTTGTGGTCAGTTATATCTTTGTACATCATTGTGAACCAGTGGTCTCTGTGTAGTGCTCCATGACAGGAAAATCCCTAAGGTAGTCAAGTGAGGGTGATGCAGTATATGTCACCAATTATTCAAAAGAACAGAGAGATTAATTGTAGTGCAGAGCACAGAGAACACCTCTGTGAATTATGTCATTCTAATTGGAGTAAAGCCATGTAAAGCTACCAGAGGAAGAGGACTTAAACTCAACATATCGTACTTCCCAAATGCCTTTGCTAAGTTCTCATTCCTCTCCTGCTGCTCCAGTCACATTGCCTCTCAGGGTGTATATTATCTTTTCCACGTATGGCAGATTGAATGTTTCCCTGTAATGGTCCATGATGTTCAAATTGTTTGACCTTCTGCCTACTGCTGATGTTTCTGCCTGAAACTCTTTCTAAGAATAATATAAACTCTTGATCAAtatggagtctggtggcaccttaaagactaacatttatttgaggaaaagcttttgtgggtaaaaaacccacttcttcagatgcctcaAGATAAACTCTTGATAAGTTTCAGATCTTGCAGAATAAAGACCCTATGTGAACAAAAAGAATATGCATTATTTTCAGTGGCAGGGAAGGTCCAAATATAATTGGATCAACATTTATCCTCTTTTCCTCTCAGTAGTTGACTATGCCACCCCAACCCTAATTCATTAGACTGGCTTCTGCTTTCCTTCTGCATCAAATTCAAGGTTGTGCTCGGCTACATGACTATTTACACCTCTGCTTTTACTTCAGCTAGCACAGCCTTCTAGACCTTTGCATCCTATTCTTCTTAATGCACCCATCCATCTTTGCTTTTCACTTTCTTTTAGGCTCCCTCCTACACTGGGCGTAGTCTTTTTTCTCCTGTGCGATAGTCACATTATCTGTCTTCCTTCAAACTCACTTTTCCATTACCTTGCTATAGTACTCTCTCATTGACTATGTGTCCATGTCTTCTTGATTTTAAACTGCTCTCCCTTATTGTACTTGCCTGGTTAGGCTGTAAGCTTTTCTGGGAGGGGTCTCAGGTCAGATGCTTGGGTGCAGCCAAAGCGCACAGAGGGCAAAACCAGGGTCACTGCAAAGGTGACTTAAAGCAGTGGGCTCTCAACATTTCCAGACTAGTGTACAcctttcaggggtctgatttgttttgcataCCCGCAAGTTTTacatcacttaaaaactacttgttacaaaatcagacatcaaaatacaaaatgtcacagcacactattcctgaaaaattgctgactctcTAATTttgaccatataattataaaataaatcaactggaatataaatattgtacttacatttcagtgtatagtatacagagcagtataagcaAGCCactatctgtatgaaattttagtttttactgacttcgctagtgctttttatgtagtctgttgtaaaagtaggcaaatatctagatgagttgatgtaccccctggaaacCCTCTGCATACTCCCATGGGTAGCATacttctggttgagaaccactaactTAAatttctccttagctctgccctgacccttgt
The DNA window shown above is from Gopherus flavomarginatus isolate rGopFla2 chromosome 7, rGopFla2.mat.asm, whole genome shotgun sequence and carries:
- the TACSTD2 gene encoding tumor-associated calcium signal transducer 2, translated to MESRFGVVLVLILAAASSSAQKNCTCATNRRALCTEDTLGSCLCTLVGSNQRVNCSVLTSKCLLMKAEMSSPKGRRISKPEHGFLDNDGVYNPDCEDSGIFKARQCNQTNTCWCVNSAGVRRTDKGDTTLRCNELVRTNWIFIELKHKERSKAFHASEVADGLKQIIHNRYKLHPKYITAIEYEYPFIHIDLKQNASQKSKEDVDIADVAYYFEKDVKLDSIFHRSNAFNLSINGDPLDVEGILIYYVDEKPPEFSMKRLTAGVIAVLAVVILTIITGITVLVITRRRTGKYEKVEIKEMGEMRRGQNS